Proteins encoded together in one Plasmodium brasilianum strain Bolivian I chromosome 4, whole genome shotgun sequence window:
- a CDS encoding serine-repeat antigen: MCKDIMIKRKNKSSKIFSVVYSNSIMPCHGGTTMEQPPNVTSPSNSIAQDVSQNNGSSSVQGSSTNTNPNGAGDPSVVPGAGVGGSGPTGANGVVGENHNGSSDGTSGSPPNGAEPSEVSGNGQGKSDRSIAGEQRNNDSSEPVTTSNNSDIQINSALLKDHKGVKITGLCNVDFLVFLVPYIYIHVKTDVDLILLRTKSNNQTINVDFSTEEQSKNKCHDKYTFKLIVNIHDNILTLKWKVYDKVNNPPNTDNKVDIRKFMIRNIDQPITSIQIFNVLEKKDVHILESKNYPLGNVMPDRCDIMATNCFFSGISDIEKCYKCTLLTKNLSPSDECSKYASKETDTQNEQNVLTTGNDEESVQYKLMESINNILDLIYKIDVNNNKELVKMEEMDNTLKGELMKYCKLLKQEDVSGTLENHELANHVETYSNLTKLLEKHNEEKKSSLLYKLKNPAICMKYAENWITNKTGLVLPNLSYKNNENKIQLQTTKVSETSSVNQNNIKDTFNDGIDGIIDLEAVEQDNKQSFYFTDNMFCNDEYCDRWKDKNTCISKIEAQDQGSCATSWIFASKLHLETIRCMKGYEHASSSALYVANCAHKEAKDKCHVGSNPLEFLKIIDENNFLPLEVNLPYSYAKVGNTCPNPQNHWTNLWANVELLDSKDEPNSLGAKGYTAYESDKFRGNMDTFIKKIKHEVMHKGSVIAYVKVENVMGYDLNGKKVLSLCGGKHPDHAVNITGYGNYINSKGEKKSYWIVRNSWGKYWGDEGNFMVDMHGPEQCEHNFMHSVVMFNIDMPLTNVNKKKEAELYNYYLKTSPDFYSNLYFNSLSAEKANDLNNKNVITANSVIYGSDNSASGTQPGVGVAPGVGVAPGVGGAQGGLDTKENDKLNEATTKKLQFVHVLEHVKNGKVKVDIVKYDSDNPINADHVCSRARSYPNYEIKDECVTFCNENWGACSEHKSPGYCLTQKRKTDDCFFCFIVNLLKFFESNHYGSRNILISNNIIKCYCSTKNAPVTSISVFLPKVDGTRISSSEGLADQSQATATAVSHVNTKEGKGKKILKRGESLQTGQQNSSIVGAPNGPAQQPIMVRLSNEHGNSGSNDVPAERVSSDISNVVQVKSALLKEHKGIKITGPCTAKFYVFLIPFLEIYVDAENNEIEMNPIFIKITEKILFEKEKSNLHNKCAHNKTFKVVVYIEENILTLKWKVYPSTTETEKCDAIASDCFFGGIIEIEKCYQCALFLESKEKASECLNYVSADMRQRFDEIKTEGQDDENYNEIQLTEAIDSILMGIKDNNKNNKKDLAIPQDLDSTLKRQITNYCNLLKGLDMTRMLENYELGNEMEVLNNLNRMLKMHKGEKYISLKNKLKNAAICMKNVSNWGENRTGLVLPDLPYNKLEGKNVMHFNYDVELKDYKNVGNSIYKEDDDGVVDLTKYEEADMNTARFTDRMYCNEDYCDRWKDKNSCVSKIEAEDQGNCATSWLFASKLHLETIRCMKGYDHASGSALYVANCSKIEPDERCKVGSNPLEFLRIIDEKKILPLESNLPYSYKNVANDCPNPKYHWTNLWTDTKLMDYKYEPNSLGAKGYTAYESYKFRGNMDTFIKKIKHEVMHKGSMIAYVKAEKIMSYDFNGKKVYSLCGEKMPDHAVNIIGWGNYISDKGMKKSYWIMRNSWGKYWGDEGNFKVDIYGPEKCEHNFIHSAVMFNIDMPLAKVNTKKEAELYNYYLKISPDFYSNLYYKNFSSDKTYYSNSRKGLYWNSMIHGQTDEPSFPSTVERQGIPGGAVMSPGRTQLLVTSVSVGREGTEKSTHEVRPTGGYAPILEGEHPRSESPRSVTDARVPPSSPVSSYNFLYSQVDEKTKILHILKHVKDGKLKIGLAKYDILKSASGDHVCSRSYAYDPGKQEECFQFCERHWNECRGSYSPGYCLSKKRKKNDCYFCYV, encoded by the exons atgtgtaaagacataatgataaaaagaaaaaataaaagtagtaAAATATTCA GTGTAGTGTATAGTAACAGTATAATGCCGTGCCACGGGGGAACTACTATGGAACAACCTCCAAATGTTACGTCCCCATCAAACAGTATCGCACAAGATGTAAGTCAAAATAATGGTTCATCTAGTGTTCAAGGTTCTAGTACAAATACAAACCCAAATGGAGCTGGAGATCCATCAGTAGTTCCAGGTGCAGGAGTAGGGGGAAGTGGACCTACTGGTGCAAATGGAGTTGTAGGGGAAAATCATAATGGAAGTTCAGATGGAACCTCTGGATCCCCACCGAATGGTGCTGAACCATCGGAGGTATCAGGTAATGGTCAGGGAAAAAGTGATCGTTCTATAGCTGGTGAACAAAGAAATAATGATTCTAGTGAGCCTGTAACTACTTCTAACAATAGCGATATTCAGATAAATTCTGCTTTGTTAAAAGATCATAAGGGAGTAAAAATTACTGGACTGTGTAATGTGGACTTTTTAGTTTTCCTTGTtccgtatatatatattcatgttaAAACGGATGTTGACCTAATTTTATTGAGAACAAAATCAAATAATCAAACAATCAACGTAGATTTTAGCACTGAAGAacaatcaaaaaataaatgtcaTGATAAATATACGTTTAAACTTATTGTAAATATTCATGATAATATACTCACACTTAAATGGAAAGTATATGACAAAGTAAATAATCCACCCAATAcag ATAATAAAGTAGACATAAGGAAGTTCATGATACGAAACATAGATCAACCTATTACATCAATACAGATATTCAATGTATTAGAGAAGAAAGATGTTCACATTCTCGAGAGCAAAAATTACCCACTGGGGAATGTTATGCCAG ACAGGTGCGATATAATGGCTACAAACTGCTTCTTCAGTGGAATTTCGGACATCGAAAAATGCTATAAATGTACCCTGCTTACGAAAAATTTGAGTCCATCAGATGAGTGTTCTAAATATGCTTCAAAAGAGACGGATAcacaaaatgaacaaaacgTTCTCACGACAGGAAATGATGAAGAATCTGTACAATATAAACTTATGGAATCCATTAATAACATATTGGACCTAATATACAAGATAGATGTAAACAATAACAAAGAATTAGTAAAAATGGAAGAGATGGATAATACTTTAAAAGGagaattaatgaaatattgtAAGTTATTAAAGCAGGAAGATGTGAGTGGTACGTTGGAAAACCACGAACTAGCGAATCATGTAGAAACATACAGTAACTTAACTAAACTATTAGAAAAACacaatgaagaaaaaaagtctTCATTACTatataaactaaaaaatCCAGCGATATGTATGAAATATGCTGAAAACTggataacaaataaaactgGATTAGTATTACCTAATCTgtcatacaaaaataatgaaaataaaattcaattACAGACTACGAAAGTTTCTGAAACTTCTAGTGTTAAtcagaataatataaaagatacaTTCAATGATGGAATTGATGGTATTATAGATTTAGAAGCAGTTGAACAGGATAATAAACAGTCTTTCTATTTTACAGATAATATGTTTTGTAATGATGAATATTGTGATAGAtggaaagataaaaatacttGTATTTCAAAAATAGAAGCACAAGATCAGGGAAGTTGTGCAACATCTTGGATATTTGCATCTAAGTTACATCTCGAAACTATTAGATGTATGAAGGGTTATGAACATGCGAGCAGTTCGGCATTATACGTTGCCAATTGTGCGCATAAAGAGGCTAAGGATAAGTGTCATGTTGGATCGAACCCATTagaatttcttaaaattatcGATGAAAATAACTTCCTACCTTTAGAAGTAAACCTTCCATACTCATATGCAAAAGTTGGTAATACGTGTCCAAATCCACAGAATCACTGGACGAATTTATGGGCAAATGTAGAATTATTAGATTCTAAAGATGAGCCCAATTCATTAGGGGCTAAAGGATATACCGCCTATGAGAGTGATAAATTTAGGGGAAACATGGACAcgtttatcaaaaaaataaagcatgAAGTTATGCACAAAGGATCTGTAATTGCTTATGTAAAGGTAGAAAATGTAATGGGGTATGACCTAAATGGAAAGAAGGTGCTTAGCCTATGTGGTGGTAAACATCCTGACCATGCAGTTAACATCACAGGGTATGGTAACTATATAAATAGCAAAGGAGAGAAAAAATCTTACTGGATAGTTAGAAACAGCTGGGGTAAGTACTGGGGGGATGAAGGAAACTTTATGGTCGACATGCATGGCCCCGAACAATGTGAACATAACTTCATGCACTCTGTTGTAATGTTCAACATTGATATGCCTTTGACAAATGTCAATAAGAAGAAAGAAGCcgaattatataattactaCTTAAAAACCTCCCCAGATTTTTatagtaatttatatttcaacAGTTTGAGCGCAGAAAAGGCTAATGATTTAAATAACAAGAATGTGATAACTGCGAACTCTGTCATTTATGGTTCAGATAATAGTGCTAGTGGAACTCAACCAGGAGTAGGTGTAGCACCAGGAGTAGGAGTAGCACCTGGAGTAGGAGGAGCACAAGGAGGATTAGATACAAAAGAGAACGACAAATTAAATGAGGCAACTACTAAAAAGCTTCAATTTGTTCACGTTTTAGAACACGTTAAAAATGGTAAAGTAAAAGTCGATATAGTTAAGTACGACTCGGATAATCCTATTAATGCTGACCATGTATGTTCAAGAGCAAGATCCTATCCAAATTATGAGATAAAAGATGAATGTGTAACGTTCTGTAATGAAAACTGGGGAGCATGTAGTGAACATAAATCACCCGGATATTGTTTAACACAAAAGAGGAAAACAGATGACTGCTTTTTCTGTTTT ATAGTGAACTTGTTAAAGTTTTTCGAAAGCAACCACTACGGTAGTCGAA atattttaattagtaataatataataaaatgttattgCTCTACTAAAAATGCACCTGTGACTAGTATATCAGTATTTTTGCCAAAAGTGGATGGTACACGGATAAGCTCTTCTGAAGGTTTAGCGGATCAATCACAGGCAACTGCAACTGCAGTATCACATGTAAATACAAAGGAAGGTAAAGGGAAAAAGATACTCAAAAGGGGAGAAAGTCTCCAAACAGGTCAGCAGAATAGTTCTATTGTAGGAGCACCAAATGGACCTGCACAACAACCAATTATGGTGCGTCTCTCTAATGAACATGGCAATTCAGGAAGTAATGATGTTCCTGCAGAACGTGTATCGTCAGATATTTCAAATGTAGTTCAAGTCAAATCAGCACTATTGAAAGAACATAAgggtataaaaataactgGTCCGTGCACTGCAAAATTTTATGTGTTCcttattccatttttagaAATTTATGTTGATGccgaaaataatgaaatagaaATGAACCcgatatttataaaaataacagaaaaaatattatttgaaaaggaaaaatctAATTTGCATAATAAGTGTGCTCATAACAAAACCTTTAAGGTCGTAGTGTACATTGAAGAAAACATATTAACCCTTAAATGGAAAGTGTATCCATCTACAACTGAAACAG AAAAATGCGATGCAATAGCCAGTGACTGCTTTTTCGGCGGTATTATCGAAATAGAAAAGTGCTACCAATGTGCTTTATTCTTAGAGAGTAAAGAAAAAGCCAGTGAATGTTTAAACTATGTTTCTGCTGATATGAGGCAACGATTTGACGAAATAAAAACTGAAGGGCAGGatgatgaaaattataatgaaatcCAGCTTACAGAAGCGATTGACAGTATACTTATGGGAATTAAGGACAATaacaagaataataaaaaagatttagCAATTCCACAAGATTTAGATAGTACATTAAAAAGGCAGATAACAAATTACTGTAATTTGCTAAAAGGATTAGATATGACTAGGATGTTAGAAAATTACGAGTTGGGTAACGAGATGGAAGTACTGAACAATTTGAATAGAATGTTAAAAATGCATAAaggtgaaaaatatatttcactgaaaaataaattaaaaaacgcAGCAATATGCATGAAGAATGTATCTAATTGGGGGGAAAACAGAACAGGTTTAGTACTACCAGATTTGCCTTATAACAAATTAGAAGGGAAGAATGTTATGCATTTTAACTATGATGTTGAGCTTAaagattataaaaatgtaggTAATTCTATATACAAAGAAGATGATGATGGAGTTGTTGATCTGacaaaatatgaagaagCAGATATGAACACTGCCCGTTTTACAGATAGAATGTATTGCAATGAAGACTATTGTGATAGATGGAAAGATAAGAATAGCTGTGTTTCAAAAATTGAAGCAGAAGATCAGGGAAACTGTGCAACATCATGGTTATTTGCATCTAAGCTGCACCTAGAAACTATTAGATGTATGAAGGGTTATGATCATGCAAGTGGTTCGGCTTTATATGTGGCTAACTGTTCGAAAATAGAACCTGATGAAAGATGCAAAGTTGGGTCTAATCCTCTAGAATTTCTAAGAATCattgatgaaaaaaagatCCTACCTTTAGAATCTAATCTTCCATATTCATACAAAAATGTAGCTAATGATTGTCCAAACCCCAAGTATCATTGGACTAATTTGTGGACAGATACGAAATTAATGGATTACAAGTATGAACCCAATTCGTTAGGGGCCAAAGGATATACTGCTTATGAGAGTTACAAATTTAGGGGAAATATGGACACGttcatcaaaaaaataaagcatgAAGTTATGCACAAAGGATCTATGATTGCTTATGTGAAGgcagaaaaaataatgagtTACGATTTTAATGGAAAGAAGGTTTACAGTTTATGTGGTGAAAAAATGCCTGACCATGCTGTTAATATCATTGGTTGGGGTAACTACATAAGTGATAAAGGAATGAAAAAGTCTTACTGGATAATGAGAAACAGTTGGGGTAAGTATTGGGGGGATGAAGGAAATTTTAAGGTCGACATATATGGCCCCGAAAAATGTGAACATAATTTCATACACTCTGCTGTAATGTTCAACATTGATATGCCATTAGCAAAAGTCAATACGAAGAAAGAAGCcgaattatataattactacttaaaaatttccccagatttttatagtaatctgtactataaaaatttcaGCTCAGATAAAACTTACTATTCAAACAGCCGAAAGGGTCTATATTGGAACTCTATGATACATGGTCAAACAGATGAACCATCCTTTCCATCAACAGTGGAAAGACAAGGAATACCAGGAGGAGCAGTAATGAGTCCAGGACGAACACAACTACTTGTCACATCAGTGTCTGTAGGTAGAGAAGGCACAGAAAAATCGACCCATGAAGTACGTCCAACTGGAGGATATGCACCAATACTAGAAGGAGAACATCCAAGATCAGAATCCCCACGTTCAGTAACAGATGCGAGAGTACCACCTTCATCACCCGTATcatcttataattttttatatagccAAGTAGATGAAAAGACTAaaattcttcatattttaaaacatgtTAAAGatggaaaattaaaaattggtTTAGCTAAATATGATATCCTTAAGTCTGCTAGTGGTGATCATGTTTGTTCAAGGTCATATGCATATGATCCAGGGAAGCAAGAAGAGTGCTTTCAATTTTGTGAAAGGCACTGGAATGAATGTAGAGGTAGTTATTCTCCCGGGTATTGCTTAagtaaaaagagaaaaaaaaatgattgcTATTTCTGCTACGTGTAG